Proteins from a genomic interval of Plasmodium berghei ANKA genome assembly, chromosome: 6:
- a CDS encoding cGMP-specific 3',5'-cyclic phosphodiesterase alpha, putative: MIKSNSQSNAGCSKEESFPKNRYKSCSRIKNLATTNFKKNDKELNRSFTFHNNSIKYKKQHSEDIGNYSWTLLNEEAKKEAKKEYEFCIDKNKYKIICILRKYIKYFCNLKKKTYEDNCYTNSLSTTKSIGTFSSSENITNFTNIFNNSSNSIHIYDEYNNGNVPFHTQKKKHIPIFIDYVKMKEKPFNETFSKLKKNEEWSLQDNRIIYFLEKVIISILNIFNKYNNETDEINIVHKLSKIENGKREIKTPFLIFKNENYEEIFLIKFYSSFPFKIMIYSIIMIFISIIHFFILYYILLKNMLYNEYNTIIFYSIFKFILDILYFTFFVIYTFLFNTNCIDKMAIYSYKSCYLFISLIFIHNIVLLHFNPSSFSLPSTKLIKYINKYTYKNYAILLNNAYMCIFCFLRNYIILYNFLLNLKFSIFFIIITIFLPFYAFFFYPNLQTDIYISTFIFPILCVLPIVISLYIQYQYEFNKRITCIDMNENRKKVHSHYITKYFSIDNSIPTSPIEDILTNLKSILDYTKNLEENEEGNDNKIIELNKIQEKIKTCENILRTQNLNEVPVCKYRKFEKVYNMWCLDQYEKKDEINSFLSQNPNKKSVTSFFNMHSLLSTKFQDQYNDIYDWNADIELIYKRNIFISIGYKLLYPLGVLETNFNTEKLKNFLLKIYSLYNDLPYHNSFHAAQVAHFTKSMLFMLDLNQKISGIDEFCLHVSSLCHDVGHPGLNNFFLIKSENELALTYNDSNVLENYHCSLVFKTLKDPSCNIFGNYPNNIFITCKKNIIRAILSTDMKNHFEYISTFRTNREFIDYENLTNDQLWQIFCLILKGSDIGHSTLEWKKHLEWTLKINEEFYLQGLLEKSLNMSKSFLCDTISIDKLAISQIDFLKHLCIPLFNELNYISKNNEIYNNCISAIENNIEQWEKNKNNPKNLGLQEKYQDDNTVEKIKL, translated from the exons ATGATTAAGTCAAATTCTCAAAGCAATGCAG GATGTTCAAAAGAAGAGAGCTTTCCAAAGAATAGATATAAATCATGTAgtagaataaaaaatttggccacaacaaattttaagaaaaatgataaagaaTTAAATAGATCTTTTACATTTCATAATAattctataaaatataaaaaacagcATAGTGAAGATATAGGAAATTATTCATGGACATTACTAAATGAAGAAGCAAAAAAAGAAGCGaaaaaagaatatgaattttgtattgataaaaataaatataaaattatttgcattttaagaaaatatataaaatatttttgcaatttaaaaaaaaaaacatatgaAGATAATTGTTACACAAATAGTTTGAGCACAACAAAAAGTATAGGAACATTCAGTAGCTCCGAAAACATAACAAactttacaaatatatttaataatagtagtaattctatacatatatatgatgaGTATAATAACGGAAATGTTCCTTTTcacacacaaaaaaaaaaacatatccCGATATTTATAGATTAtgtaaaaatgaaagaaaaacCATTTAATGAAACCTTCagcaaattaaaaaaaaatgaagaatgGTCATTACAAGATAatagaattatatattttttagaaaaagtaattatttccatattaaatatatttaataaatacaacAACGAAACAGATGAAATTAATATTGTACACAAACTAAGCAAAATAGAAAATGGAAAACGTGAAATAAAAACCCCTTTCttaatattcaaaaatgaaaattatgaagaaatatttttaattaaattttattcttcatttccttttaaaattatgatatattcaataattatgatattCATATctataatacatttttttattttatattatattttgttaaaaaatatgctatataatgaatacaatactattattttttatagcatttttaaatttattttagacatattatattttacattttttgttatatatacatttttatttaatactAATTGTATAGATAAAATGGCTATCTATTCTTATAAATcttgttatttatttatatctttaatatttatacacaacattgttttattacattttaatCCTTCCTCTTTCTCGCTACCTAGCactaaattaataaaatatataaataaatacacctataaaaattatgctattttattaaataatgcatatatgtgtatattttgttttttaagaaattatataattctttataattttttattaaatttaaaattttccatattttttataattattactatatttttaccattttatgcattttttttttacccAAATTTACAAactgatatatatatatctacatttatatttcctaTTTTATGTGTTTTACCAATTGTTATTTCGTTATATATTCAGTACCAATACGAgtttaataaaagaattacATGTATAGACATGAAtgaaaatagaaaaaaagtACATAGCCATTATATAaccaaatatttttctatagaCAATTCTATACCTACTTCTCCAATAGAAGATATTCTAACAAATCTAAAATCCATATTAGATTATACTAAAAATttagaagaaaatgaagaaggaaatgataacaaaattatagaattaaataaaatccaagaaaaaattaaaacttgtgaaaatatattaagaacacaaaatttaaatgaagTGCCAGTATgtaaatatagaaaatttgaaaaagtCTATAATATGTGGTGTTTAGAtcaatatgaaaaaaaagatgaaatCAATTCTTTTTTATCTCAAAATcctaataaaaaatctgttacctcattttttaatatgcaTTCTTTATTATCGACGAAATTTCAAGATcaatataatgatatatatgattGGAATGCTGATATTGAACTTATTTACAAAcgtaatatatttatatcaattggttataaattattatatcctTTGGGAGTATTAGAAACTAACTTTAATactgaaaaattaaaaaattttcttctaaaaatttattcCCTTTATAATGATCTTCCCTATCATAATAGCTTCCACGCTGCTCAG GTAGCACACTTTACCAAAAGCATGCTTTTCATGTTGGATctaaatcaaaaaatatccGGAATAGATGAATTTTGTTTACATGTTTCTTCTTTATGCCATGATGTTGGGCACCCAGGGcttaacaatttttttttaataaaatcaGAAAATGAACTCGCATTAACTTATAATGATAGTAATGTATTAGAGAACTATCATTGCTCATTAGTTTTTAAAACCTTAAAAGATCCGAGTTGCAATATATTTGGAAATTATcctaataatatatttattacatgcaaaaaaaatattatccGAGCAATATTATCGACAGATATGAAAAAccattttgaatatatatctaCTTTTCGAACTAATAGAGAATTTATAgattatgaaaatttaacAAATGATCAATTATGGCAAATATTCTGCCTAATATTAAAAGGGTCCGATATTGGACATTCAACATTAGAATGGAAAAAACATCTTGAATGGAccttaaaaattaatgaagaattttatttacaagGTTTATTAGAAAAATCTTTAAACATGTCTAAAAGTTTTTTATGTGATACAATCTCTATTGACAAATTGGCGATTTCTCAAAtagattttttaaaacatttatgtattcctttatttaatgaactaaattatatttcaaaaaataatgagatttataataattgtatTTCCGcgattgaaaataatatagagcaatgggaaaaaaataaaaataacccAAAAAATCTTGGGTTGCAAGAAAAATATCAAGATGATAATACagttgaaaaaattaagctttaa
- a CDS encoding mago-binding protein, putative, which produces MAKTKLENKSFNSFEDNECKDYIKEIVTPLGDVYIINEKTNEKFIKGTQRRDGTFRKSIRVRTDYMPQEENCAYKVKGKLAEERNQNNKTFPSISTRNETIKINNVTNKTGEKKIPGWNPVEDNADNSANNLKKKKKKKKNIKNRENWAN; this is translated from the exons ATGGCTAAAACgaaattagaaaataaatcgTTCAACTCCTTTGAGGATAATGAATGTAAAGATTATATAAAGGAAATAGTAACACCATTAGGTGacgtatatataataaatgaaaagacaaatgaaaaatttatcAAAGGAACTCAACGTCGTGATGGTACATTTAGAAAAAGCATTCGTGTTAGAACTGATTATATGCCTCAA gaAGAAAATTGTGCGTATAAAGTTAAGGGTAAATTGGCAGAAGAAAGAAaccaaaataataagacATTTCCCAGTATTAGTACTAGAAATGAAaccataaaaataaataatgttacaaataaaactggtgaaaaaaaaatacctGGGTGGAATCCTGTTGAGGATAATGCAGACAACAGTgctaataatttaaaaaagaaaaagaaaaagaaaaaaaatattaaaaatcgTGAAAATTGGGCAAAttga
- a CDS encoding U6 snRNA-associated Sm-like protein LSm7, putative: MSVLPGPTENINKDNKFMNDIKKFMNQKIRVKFDGGREVVGNLIGHDAIFNLVLDKTEEFIRDPNDSYVITEKSRNIGLIVARGTSVALITPVNGTQEISNPFISEEK; this comes from the exons ATGTCTGTATTACCAGGGCCTACAGAAAATATCAACAAGGATAACAAATTTAtgaatgatataaaaaaatttatgaacCAAAAAATTAGGGTAAAATTCGATGGAGGAAGAGAAg TTGTTGGTAATTTAATTGGTCATGATgcaatatttaatttagtTCTAGACAAAACTGAAGAATTTATACGag ACCCAAATGATAGTTATGTAATAACCGAAAAAAGTAGGAATATTGGCTTAATTGTAGCCCGAGGAACTTCg GTTGCCCTGATTACCCCTGTTAATGGCACTCAAGAAATTTCTAATCCATTTATATCGGAAGAAAAATAG
- a CDS encoding cytosolic iron-sulfur protein assembly protein 1, putative produces MTIELIANLENHKRRIWSICWSPDGNFLASVGADKYITIWYKKNIDKNKKENSNMKKSEKNYNEKYGIKFGIYDIIETNHEKSLRHIEFSKDGNFFIVASFDSKCSIYVKHKNNKWKFYKTLEGHEKEVKCASIHPANKYIVTCGRDKSIWIHAKSKGLESDNNNNNNNNNNNNNNNNDNNNNDNNNNDNNNNKTLNDSDQNHHKQTKQININNTEILNQNEFSEESQNKLNNIEKTQNNNETFDFNFDAYLTAHTEDIKFVTWCPLSDSNFISLSYDNSLKIWNKKNDEWYCIQTINEHKSVIWCAAFNFDGSQFATCSDDKSIRIWESDKKNSYNQLKYPFLYRQLIKDENNNSFCFDINDESATYSNNKGNNTQNKTEYQYNSNNEKSTNLNCGYSDKNAKELLTMYTKNNFIPLYFQYGMFKTVYSYQNDKRETEYQNKPEWETENNHNIISQKKCSIGNNSQNYLNKTNEENQNIPNEMEITNEKNSKNSNSNKINTATYYEHNETQKNEFAYEETNYSSITNIQNINKKEKCLQNIIFDDWKIKHIIEGYHKRSISYLDWNNFEDLIATSSFDNSLKIFSKNEQTWSLIENVEDAHISDVNCVVWCPQKYQNYYILATTGDDCVVNIWMYKKE; encoded by the coding sequence atgacaATAGAATTAATAGcaaatttagaaaatcATAAAAGACGAATATGGAGTATTTGTTGGAGTCCAGATGGCAATTTTCTAGCATCAGTTGGCGcagataaatatataacaatatggtataaaaaaaatatcgataaaaataaaaaggaaaatagtaatatgaaaaaatctGAAAAAAACTATAACGAAAAATATGGAATCAAATTTGgtatatatgatattatCGAAACAAATCATGAAAAATCTTTGAGACATATCGAATTTTCAAAAGAtggaaatttttttattgtggCTTCTTTTGATTCAAAATGCTCAATTTATGTTaaacacaaaaataataaatggaaattttataaaacttTAGAAGGACATGAAAAGGAAGTCAAATGCGCTTCTATTCACCCAgctaataaatatatagttacTTGTGGTCGAGATAAAAGTATTTGGATACATGCAAAAAGTAAGGGGCTTGAATCagacaataataataataacaataataataataacaataataacaataataatgataataataataatgataataataataatgataataataataataaaacccTAAACGATTCTGATCAAAACCATCATAAACaaacaaaacaaattaatatcAACAATACAGAAATACTAAATCAAAATGAATTCTCAGAAGAAAgccaaaataaattaaataatatcgaaaaaacacaaaataataatgaaacatttgattttaattttgatgCTTATTTAACGGCACATACTgaagatataaaatttgtaacATGGTGCCCATTAAGTGATAGTAATTTTATATCACTTTCATATGataattcattaaaaatatggaacaaaaaaaatgatgaatgGTATTGTATACAAACAATAAATGAACATAAATCAGTTATTTGGTGTGCTGCATTTAATTTTGATGGGTCACAATTTGCTACTTGTTCTGATGACAAATCTATAAGAATATGGGAAAGTGATAAAAAGAATTCTTATAATCAATTAAAATATCCTTTTCTTTATCGTCAATTaataaaagatgaaaataataattcattttgttttgatataaatgatgaatCTGCAAcatattcaaataataaaggaAATAATACACAAAATAAAACGGAATATCAATACAATTCAAACAATGAAAAATCGACTAATCTCAATTGTGGATATAGTgataaaaatgcaaaagAATTGTTAACCAtgtatacaaaaaataactttATTCCATTATATTTCCAATACGGAATGTTTAAAACTGTTTATTCTTATCAAAATGATAAGAGGGAAACAgaatatcaaaataaacCTGAATGGGAAACTGAAAATAAccataatattatatcacAAAAAAAGTGCTCTATTGGAAATAACTCACAAaactatttaaataaaacaaatgaagaaaatcaaaatattcccaacgaaatggaaataactaacgaaaaaaattcaaaaaattcaaattcAAACAAAATCAATACAGCAACCTATTATGAACACAATgaaacacaaaaaaatgaatttgcATATGAAGAAACAAATTATTCATCCATTActaatattcaaaatataaataaaaaggaaaaatgtttacaaaatatcatttttgatgattggaaaataaaacatattatagAAGGTTACCATAAAAGAAGTATTAGTTATTTAGATTGGAATAATTTTGAAGATTTAATAGCAACATCTTCTTTTGATAattctttaaaaattttttcaaaaaatgaacaaacATGGAGCTTAATAGAAAATGTTGAAGATGCTCACATAAGTGATGTTAATTGCGTGGTTTGGTGCCcacaaaaatatcaaaattacTATATTTTAGCTACAACGGGGGATGACTGTGTAGTTAATATATGgatgtataaaaaagaataa
- a CDS encoding C2H2 zinc finger protein Zfp, with amino-acid sequence MATNIKKNKVLYFLNNEINNDDDYNEINQEFFLKNNMDWSQLKSINSQNWENKNTHFNNDSEIDYTIINSDYYNNNNLNSSKMIVEKKKTQLKNYLNKFNNNPPKNTLNKRRYEDLLEEYTKKKKSHNLSMMNISDDDVFLFEYNEQYKNKYGFEFCENYKNTYITPRTCSNTSLDKKINIFGNGKIINKTNVFNNYYIGDNTDTTNDSNYDFDDNNNNNFFQNIGIDNIYGSFVEDDKNSFILTKNMKKKFKNFLEKKKKKRDRNKECLINFNYNKLYGGNKNPNEIDAMYYKNEYILNDMHGNTEVIKKNHDDDICEDENERIKIGMNTFEKKNQLSYEQIEDNNDELIKEKETDNEISENHQNEINNISVEENIKISKLSISEEIDKENKINAFNLIKNNKEIRSNIYNLEINNCYNNRLEKNNDKEMKFYTPVRIVDNAQIFKIKTGIEEESNTYNQNTLGSMIENIIKDISNEAEQKSFTDIEAEKSLGSATPSLVEPTTINFTNNESTENEKKCASNPKGDEKEKRGSDKNATNRSSNSHEKETKDSSKQISVNDIKVKKENDENNDSNNDNEKEDSEASKSEEKDSDDEENEDDKEKGNENKNMNNSEHNEKPIDEDSVSNDPSDYEKTDNKKYLKKNENPPKKRNLFYNNMSNKISKFFFFSSKKKNESYSDNYSEESSVVSYSDNSDRSYENQKKENQSNNKDEDDRFEEKEILDSAQSEKRTSLIEDEKIEDEKIEDKKIEDNAILGVDDGAEKENSKVADADTDEIGGVNNEHIIEKKNTKKNNKKAKKNNDTKIKKENSNNSDIESRTCNICNAVFVKGKLMQRHLKSVHSNERPYECDICFKRYKRPDHLKLHLMKHTSNRNEKKFECSTCHSVYLTVRQLDNCKLKHLKNPNKNVTDNNQGSTTILTRKMVSSLKKCNNINKENNMMENISQKKNNESEENKENEKGKEVNNNDENDNNNTDNIENKNQKEDENNISNNLENNTNDNINLPEIKREAPEQNSNIPVEIRTCNVCSMVFSNKKLMKRHLMSVHTDSRPYKCELCLKTYKRSDHLKKHILTHEDNKVKTKYKCAICQIEFDTQKELKEHKIRHYQCPYENCSYHYSTISNMKYHLNKHKCNLYYSCPVCNEQFYIYKEFIQHKRSCFKKKYVCLQCNKIYLHSNGYNKHIKKVHLKIFKNYKCTINNCYKEFASEFSLKEHIINFHHHVKRFFCSECNISFGYRSSYRRHNVNVHS; translated from the coding sequence atggctacaaatattaaaaaaaataaagttttgtattttttaaataatgagataaataatgatgatgattataatgaaataaatcaagaattttttttaaaaaataatatggatTGGAGTCAATTGAAATCAATAAATAGCCAAAATtgggaaaataaaaatacccattttaataatgattCAGAAATCGATTACACAATAATAAACAGcgattattataataataataatttaaatagttCAAAAATGATTGtggaaaaaaagaaaactcaattaaaaaattatttaaacaaatttaataataaccCCCCCAAAAATACTTTAAATAAAAGACGATATGAAGATCTATTAGAagaatatacaaaaaaaaaaaaaagtcaTAATTTATCAATGATGAATATATCTGATGAtgatgtttttttatttgaatataatgaacaatataaaaataaatatggcTTTGAGTTTtgtgaaaattataaaaatacttaCATAACCCCCCGTACATGTTCAAATACATCAttggataaaaaaataaatatttttggtaatggaaaaataataaataaaacaaatgtatttaacaattattatattggAGATAATACAGATACAACAAATGATAGCAATTATGATTTTGatgacaataataataataatttttttcaaaatataggAATAGACAATATATATGGGTCTTTTGTTGAAGATGAcaaaaattcatttattttaacaaagaatatgaaaaaaaaatttaaaaattttcttgaaaaaaaaaaaaaaaaaagagatcGTAATAAAGAATgcttaataaattttaattataataaattatatggCGGAAATAAAAACCCAAATGAAATTGATGCAatgtattataaaaatgaatatatattgaatgACATGCATGGAAACACAGaagtgataaaaaaaaaccaTGATGATGATATTTGTgaagatgaaaatgaaagaataaaaatcgGTATGAACacttttgaaaaaaaaaatcaattgAGTTATGAACAAATTGAAGATAACAATGATGAACTTATTAAAGAAAAGGAAACAGATAATGAAATATCAGAGAATCatcaaaatgaaataaataatatttctgtggaagaaaatataaaaataagcaaaTTATCAATTTCCGAAGAAATAgataaagaaaacaaaatcaatgcatttaatttaataaaaaataataaagaaataagatcaaatatttacaatttagaaattaataattgttataataatagattagaaaaaaataatgataaagaaATGAAATTTTACACACCAGTACGTATAGTTGATAATGctcaaatatttaaaattaaaactgGGATAGAAGAAGAGAGCAATACATATAATCAAAATACATTAGGAAGTAtgatagaaaatataatcaaaGATATTTCAAATGAAGCAGAACAAAAGTCATTTACAGATATAGAAGCAGAAAAATCATTAGGTTCTGCTACTCCATCCTTAGTTGAACCCACTACTATTAATTTTACTAATAATGAATCCACAGAGAATGAAAAAAAGTGTGCATCTAATCCAAAAGGggatgaaaaagaaaaaagggGTTCTGATAAAAATGCAACAAATAGAAGCAGCAATTCGCatgaaaaagaaacaaaAGATAGCAGTAAACAAATATCAGTTAATGATattaaagtaaaaaaagaaaatgatgaaaataatgatagtaataatgataatgaaaaagaagataGTGAAGCGAGTAAAAGTGAAGAAAAAGATTCAGATGATGAAGAGAATGAAgatgataaagaaaaagggaatgaaaataaaaatatgaacaattCAGAACATAATGAAAAACCAATTGATGAAGATAGTGTATCTAATGATCCTAGTGATTATGAAAAAacagataataaaaaatatttgaaaaaaaatgaaaaccctcccaaaaaaagaaatttattttataataacatgtctaataaaatttcaaaatttttctttttttcttcaaaaaaaaaaaatgaaagttATTCAGATAATTATTCAGAAGAATCATCAGTTGTAAGTTATAGCGACAATTCTGATAGAAGTTAtgaaaatcaaaaaaaggaaaaccAATCAAACAATAAAGATGAAGATGATCGATTTGaggaaaaagaaatattgGATAGTGCCCAGTCAGAGAAACGTACGAGTTTAATCgaagatgaaaaaattgaggatgaaaaaattgaagataaaaaaattgaggACAATGCGATTTTGGGGGTAGATGATGGTgcagaaaaagaaaattcaAAAGTTGCAGATGCAGATACAGATGAAATTGGTGGTGTAAATAATGAACATATAattgagaaaaaaaatactaaaaaaaataataagaaagcaaaaaaaaataacgatacaaaaataaaaaaggaaaatagtaataattcTGATATAGAATCTAGGACatgtaatatatgtaatgcTGTATTTGTAAAAGGTAAATTAATGCAAAGACATTTAAAAAGCGTCCATTCAAATGAAAGGCCATATGAATGtgatatttgttttaagAGATATAAAAGGCCTGATCATTTAAAGTTGCATTTAATGAAACATACATCTAatagaaatgaaaaaaaatttgaatgTTCTACATGCCATTCAGTTTATTTAACAGTTAGACAATTAGATAACTGTAAATTAAAACACTTAAAAAATCCAAATAAGAATGTTACTGATAATAATCAGGGATCTACTACTATATTGACAAGAAAAATGGTTTCCTCACTAAAGAAGTGtaataacataaataaagaaaataatatgatggaaaatatatctcaaaaaaaaaataatgaatcgGAAGAAAACAaggaaaatgaaaaaggtAAAGAggttaataataatgatgaaaatgataacaataatactgataatatagaaaataaaaaccaGAAAGAAGATGAGAATAATATTAGCaataatttagaaaataatacaaatgataatattaatttgcCTGAAATAAAAAGGGAGGCACCAGAacaaaatagtaatatCCCTGTTGAAATAAGAACATGTAATGTTTGTAGTATggtattttcaaataagaAATTGATGAAAAGGCATTTAATGAGTGTGCATACAGATTCTAGACCATATAAATGTGAATTATGTTtgaaaacatataaaaggtcagatcatttaaaaaaacatatattaactCATGAAGATAATAAggtaaaaacaaaatataaatgtgcAATATGTCAAATTGAATTTGACACACAAAAAGAATTAAAGGAGCATAAAATACGACATTACCAATGCCCATATGAAAACTGTTCATATCATTATTCAACTATTtcaaatatgaaatatcatttaaataagcataaatgcaatctttattattcttGCCCAGTTTGTAATgaacaattttatatatataaagaatttaTACAACACAAAAGAtcatgttttaaaaaaaaatatgtgtgCTTAcaatgtaataaaatatatttacattctAATGGATATAACAagcatattaaaaaagttcatttaaaaattttcaaaaattataaatgtaCTATAAATAATTGCTACAAAGAATTTGCCTCAGAGTTTAGTCTAAAAGagcatattattaattttcatCATCATGTTAAACGATTTTTTTGTTCAGAATGCAACATATCATTTGGTTATCGTAGTTCATATAGACGTCATAATGTTAATGTACATTCATGA